In Setaria viridis chromosome 5, Setaria_viridis_v4.0, whole genome shotgun sequence, the genomic stretch GCATGGCTACTGCTTTACGTAGATGACATTCTCCTCACGGTGTCCTCAACAACACTTCTGCAGTCCATCATTCGTCAACTTCACAACGCGTTCGCCATGAAGGACCTCGGTCCCGTACACTATTTCCTCGGCATCCAAGTCCAACGCACTGCCAATGGCTTCTTCCTCCATCAACAGTGGTACGCGGACGACATTCTTGAACGAGCAAGAATGACGAACTGCAAGCTCACCTCAACACCGGTCGACACCAAGCCCAAGCTATCTACCAGCAGCAGCAAACTGTTCAAAGATGCCACGTTCTACCAGAGCATTGCCGGAGCCCTGCAATACCTGACATTGACCTGACCGGAGCTGGACTACGCCGTGACGCGCCAAGGGACATCCACTGGAACTTGATAAAGCGCATACTACAGTACGTCCGCGGTACTACTCGGCATGGTATGCATCTATGGGGCTCCTTGTCCATGGCGCTGACGGCGTACACCGACGTGAATTGGGCCAGCTGCCCGGACACTCGGTGTTCGACATCGGGTTTCTGCGTCTTCGTCGAAGACTCACTGATCTCGTGGTCATCCAAGAGGCAAGCCGTCGTCTCACGCTCCAGTGCCGAAGCCGAGTATCGAGGTGTGGCCAATGCGGCTGTAGAGTGTTATGCGTGATCTGCACTTACCCATCGATAAGGCAAGCATCATCTTCTGCGACAATATCTCTGCCGTATCCCTCACAGAGAATCCGGTGCACCATCGCCGGACTAAGCATGTGGAACTCGATATCCACTTCGTTCGCGAGAAGACAACGCTTGGACAACTGTGTGTTTTTCATTTACCTACCAAGCACCAGTTTGCAGATATGTTTTTCATTTACCTACCAAGCACCAGTTTGCAGATATAAGTTTGCAGATATAATGACGAAGGGTCCTCCAACGACGCTATTTGAAGATTTCCGAGACAATCTGTGCATCAAATCAGCTGATGCACTGGCTGAGGGGGGTGTTAGTGTTGCAGGATAAGGTAGCATGATCGGTTCCTTCGGTCAGTTAGATCTTAGTCTAATCTTTCAGCTGCCACGATGCCCGTTACTGACGGACGTGCATGGTGTGCTTGTACGTGTATAAAACACAACTGAGATGATCAAtgcctctctccctctttcaATGTGCTTTCTCGATCTGGTTTGTTTTTTCTGTTTGTAAGAGAATACCAAGTAGTGCAATAGTCTACACCTCGCACACTACATGATTCCGATAATTGAAAATGATTGTAACAAATGATGTTTTTATTATGTCCTTAGCTTTCTGTCAAACAGGTGCGTCAATGTTTTCACTTGGCCTTGTTTCTCGAGTCTCTGGCAGCTCAACGTTTCCTCCCCACACCCGTATTCTCTCTTCTGCTAGCATAGCCTGCACCGAACGTTTCAGAGgatcaagagagagagagagaaaagagaggatcaagagcaaaaaaaaaaaatttaaaaagagAATGGAAGTACTGTACCTCTTTCTGCCATTTGGTTCTGGCGAGGATCACAAACAGAATCACAGTCTGTAACACCGTTCCAATCAACACGCCCACCCAAATCCCCTGCAACAACATAAAGAATCAGTGAATTGCCTTCGAGGAAGATCACCTAAAAGCAGCACTAGATCTTACAGCCCTGTCTTACTGTTGCATTGAGCTTCAGCTTGAAGCCAAGCACGGCTGCGAGGGGCAGGCCGACGAGGTAGTAGCAGCCGATGTTGACGAACGCGACCAAGGACTGCCACCCGGCACCGATCGCCACCCCTGCAACCATCAACAACAGAGCATGATAAGACAACTGCGCGCATCCGTGTTCTCTCTGAAAAATGTCAATGCCCGATGCAGATTCTAGTATACCTGACAACACCGGCTGGATGCTGTTGAGGAATATGGTGGCGGCCAGGAGGTACCCCAGCTTGGCGGTCTCCTTGACGACCGCGCCGTCGCCTGTGAAAAGCCGAGGCATCTGCTTCCTCGCCGCCAGAGCGACCGCCGTGAGGATCAGCCCGATGGCGGCCGATGTGGTTGTGGCGACCACCACTGAGAACTTGGCTGCCTTCGGATGGTTGGCGCCAAGCTCGTTGGAGACGCGAACGCTGACGAGGAGCGAGAGACAGAAAGCGAGAGCTATGTATGTCAGTGGTCAGTACTGTCGACAGGTGAGAGCTCAATGATCTCTTCAGAAATATAATACAAGAAAGGTGCCTGCTGAGAAACACAAGCAATATTGGGCATTACCTTACTGCAGCGTTGAACCCAAGCGCAACCATCAGTGTCCAAAGCTGATAGTTCATGCTgttaaaacaacaaaaaaaattataaatattgAAATCATCACGATTAACAGGCATACAGGGCTACCAACGTTTTCTGAGAGAAATGCACACGCAGGTGCCACTAGAAGAGGTCAGACAAATTAAAATGGCACTGACCATATGGAAATCGCTCCAACTTGAATCTCTGGGTTCTTCAGGCACCCCACCAGAATGAGAACTGCCGTATAATACCACATCTCTAGGCTGTACCAACCAGACACGTGTTAATAGCTTCCGATGCCGTGATTAGTGAActcaaggaggaagaaaaattaaGAAAGCTTAGGATACAAACCACAGCATGACAGCCGACGCGATGGAGAGCTTGACGAAGCCGCCGAGGCTGGCGAACGCCTTGCGCGAGAACCCCGTCCACGCCTCCGGGAACGACCCGCCGACGAGGTACACGAACTGCGCCGCGTTGAGCAGCCACCAGGAGACGtccccgacgacggcggcgccgaccaTCCCGCGGCCGAGCCTGGCCACGACGAGCCAGTTGAGCAGCGCGTGCGCGGCCAGGACGGCGCCCGAGATGGCCGTCATGACCCACACCCTGCTCTGCGCCTGGTAGAACTTCTGGATGGGGAAGTTGACGGCGTAGGCGAAGAGCTGCGGCACGCACCAGCGCGCGTAGCGCCCGGACGCCGCCGAGATGTCGGCGGACTGCCAGAGCAGGCGGAGGATCGGGGACGCGAAGAGGTAGAGCGGGAGCAAGGCCAGCGACGTGGCGAGGCAGATGATCCAGGAGCGCTGCATGTAGACGCCCAGCATCTGGAGCTGCCCGGCGCCCACGGCCTGGCCGCACAGCGTCTCCAGCGCGCTCCCCATGCCGAGCTGCGACGCAATCCACGGAAAAGCGAGAACGACACGCTTTAGCTTACAGGGCTGATCTGATCACCACATGCATACGAGAGTGACGCGCCATGGACGGCGATCGTTACCAGGAGGCCGAAGGCGAGGCCCTCGATGACGCCGTTGAcgatggagacggcggcgagctcgacCTTGCCGATGTGGCCAACGAAGGCCGCGGTGACGAAGGCGATCAGGAACTGGAAGACCGAGGCCAGGATGACGGGCCCCGCGACGCGCCACAGGTTCTTGCACTCGCCCGACCAGTTCTTGCTCCTGGACACAGCCGCCCGCGCCATCTCTGCTCCAAGTCTCCAACTCTTCCGGCACACCGAGCACGTCGAACTACACACTCCTTGATGTGTACGTACACGCACCGGGACACTAGACAGTAGAGACAAGGCCCCCTTTTGTACGTAGAGGTCAAGGTTGGGGTCCAAGTTCGCAGCTGGGTTGACCGCGCGTCCCGCATGGATGCGGACACCTAGCGGAGCTAGCAGAGCTACTAGGGCTGCTTGCTCCGTTGCGAGCGACGTGGACCGAGGGGTTGGTGCCCGCAGCCATTGTGGATAGAGCTCGCGCGGCTCCGAAACTGGAGCCAACTCTTATCCGACGACGCCCAGGTGCGGAGCTGCTTCGGCAGGTCGGCAGCCCGCCTTTgaggtctgaactctgaacaagAACAAAGGGGGTGCGGCGGCTGTGGCAGTACGACGACCCGGATGCGATTCAGGTGTACGGTCTGTGAGCGTGACGGTGTGAGTCAAAATGCGTCGGCGGAAGCGGAGTGTCTTGCCAGGATTCTCCTCTGCTTCAAGAGGTTGTTCCGTGGTTCCAGTTTGGTCGCAGACTTTTGAAGTTCCATGCCAACAATACGTCCCCTTGAGCGTTTCATCAGCGTGCTCCTAGGC encodes the following:
- the LOC140222997 gene encoding protein DETOXIFICATION 33-like, coding for MARAAVSRSKNWSGECKNLWRVAGPVILASVFQFLIAFVTAAFVGHIGKVELAAVSIVNGVIEGLAFGLLVTIAVHGASLSYACGDQISPVS
- the LOC117859023 gene encoding protein DETOXIFICATION 32, encoding MGSALETLCGQAVGAGQLQMLGVYMQRSWIICLATSLALLPLYLFASPILRLLWQSADISAASGRYARWCVPQLFAYAVNFPIQKFYQAQSRVWVMTAISGAVLAAHALLNWLVVARLGRGMVGAAVVGDVSWWLLNAAQFVYLVGGSFPEAWTGFSRKAFASLGGFVKLSIASAVMLCLEMWYYTAVLILVGCLKNPEIQVGAISICMNYQLWTLMVALGFNAAVSVRVSNELGANHPKAAKFSVVVATTTSAAIGLILTAVALAARKQMPRLFTGDGAVVKETAKLGYLLAATIFLNSIQPVLSGVAIGAGWQSLVAFVNIGCYYLVGLPLAAVLGFKLKLNATGIWVGVLIGTVLQTVILFVILARTKWQKEAMLAEERIRVWGGNVELPETRETRPSENIDAPV